One window of Myripristis murdjan chromosome 8, fMyrMur1.1, whole genome shotgun sequence genomic DNA carries:
- the LOC115363356 gene encoding ADP-ribosylation factor-binding protein GGA1-like has protein sequence MHNINLVVMAAPPDAESLESRINRATNPLNRDTDWGSIHAFCDQLNNDLEGPQLATRLLAHKIQSPQEWEAMQALLVLETCMKNCGKRFHSEVGKFRFLNELIKVVSPKYLGSRSPEPVKKKVLELIYSWTLGLPDEAKISDAYQMLKKQGIVKQDPELPPDKLLNPPPPRPKNAIFEDEEKSKMLSRLLNSTHPEDLKAANKLIKEMVQEDQRRAERVSKRVNAIQEVKESVSLLTQLLEDYDRTASEQTNAELIQDLYQRCEKMRPTLFRLASDTEDNDEALAEILQANDSLTQVINLYKQQVKGEEVNGNNTVNTQRHTGGRTALLDLSGLDTSPQSPPSFPEFPTPTDSLNAPSQEMGISLLDDELMSLGLSEGTHTSNPASQPEDSTAWDSFQSSDSIDTDLPAAPSLLLSPDPPSHSQPLSSGSTPGSSALDELDLLGKTLLQQSLPPESLQVKWDKQQSKPTLRDLQSKSGSSIVPNPIPAFTSEPPGALLNSQPSLGATLLDMSPTHTEAPPAEVSLADVFVPLESIKPSSLLPVTVFDGHSLRVLFHFARDSPPSRPDVLVVIISMLSSAPVPVTNINFQTSAPKSMAVKLQPPSETELPAFNPILPPAAVTQILLLANPNKEKVQLQYRLTFTMGEEQHDESGSLEQFPPPETWGSL, from the exons ATGCACAACATAAATCTCGTAGTGATGGCTGCGCCGCCCGATGCGGAGAGTTTGGAGTCTCGTATCA ACAGAGCCACTAATCCActgaacagagacacagactggGGCAGCATCCATGCCTTCTGTGACCAGCTCAACAATGATTTGGAGGG ACCCCAACTGGCCACCAGGCTCCTGGCCCATAAGATCCAGTCTCCGCAGGAGTGGGAGGCCATGCAGGCCCTTCTG GTGCTGGAGACATGTATGAAAAACTGCGGGAAAAGGTTTCACAGTGAAGTGGGCAAGTTCCGCTTTCTCAACGAGCTCATTAAAGTAGTTTCTCCCAAG TACCTGGGTTCGCGGTCACCAGAACCTGTTAAAAAGAAAGTTTTGGAGTTGATCTATAGCTGGACGTTGGGCTTGCCTGATGAGGCAAAGATCTCAGACGCCTATCAGATGCTGAAGAAACAAG GTATTGTCAAACAGGACCCAGAATTGCCACCTGACAAACTACTCAACCCGCCTCCACCCAGACCCAAGAATGCTATTTTTGAGGATGAGGAGAAGTCAAAG ATGCTCTCTCGTCTGTTGAACAGCACTCACCCCGAGGACCTAAAAGCAGCTAACAAACTCATCAAGGAAATGGTTCAAGAG gaCCAGCGGCGAGCCGAGCGAGTGTCAAAGCGGGTGAATGCCATCCAGGAGGTGAAGGAGAGCGTCAGTCTGCTGACTCAGCTGCTGGAAGACTACGACAGGACGGCCAGCGAGCAGACCAACGCTGAACTCATACAG GACTTGTACCAGCGCTGCGAGAAGATGAGACCTACGTTGTTCAGGCTAGCAAGTGACACAGAGGACAATGACGAGGCTCTGG CGGAGATCCTGCAGGCCAACGACAGCCTGACCCAGGTCATAAACCTGTACAAGCAGCAGGTGAAGGGGGAGGAAGTGAACGgcaacaacacagtaaacactcagagacacacag GAGGAAGGACTGCGCTACTAGACCTGTCAGGACTGGACACGTCCCCCCagtcccctccctccttcccagAGTTCCCCACTCCGACAGACAGCCTCAACGCCCCCTCCCAGGAGATGGGAATCAGTCTCCTTGACGATGAGCTCATGTCACTAG GTTTGAGTGAAGGGACCCACACCTCAAACCCTGCCTCCCAGCCCGAGGACTCCACAGCATGGGACTCCTTCCAG TCCTCTGACAGCATAGACACAGACCTCCCAGCAGCACCCAGTCTTCTTCTGAGCCCAGACCCACCCTCCCACTCTCAGCCCCTCTCCTCTGGCTCCACCCCAGGGAGCTCAGCCCTGGATGAGCTGGATCTGCTGGGGAAGACGCTGCTGCAGCAATCCCTGCCTCCAGAGAGCCTGCAGGTCAAATG GGACAAGCAGCAGTCCAAACCAACTCTGCGAGATCTCCAGAGCAAGTCTGGATCGAGTATTGTCCCAAACCCCATCCCAGCCTTCACCTCTGAACCTCCCGGGGCCCTCCTGAACTCTCAGCCCAGCCTCGGAGCTACACTACTGGATATGTCCCCAACTCACACAGAGGCTCCTCCAGCAGAAGTCAGCCTGGCTGATGTTTTTGTACCACTAGAATCCATTAAGCCCA GTAGTCTGTTACCGGTCACCGTTTTTGATGGACACAGTTTGCGAGTTCTGTTCCACTTTGCTCGTGACTCGCCTCCGTCTCGCCCTGATGTGCTGGTGGTCATCATCTCCATGCTGTCCTCCGCCCCCGTCCCTGTGACCAATATAAACTTCCAGACCTCTGCTCCAAAG TCCATggcagtgaagctgcagcctcCATCAGAAACAGAGCTTCCAGCCTTCAACCCCAtcctgcctcctgctgctgtcacacagatCCTGCTGCTGGCCAACCCAAACAAG GAGAAAGTGCAGCTGCAGTACAGACTAACCTTCACCATGGGCGAGGAGCAGCACGACGAGAGCGGCAGTCTAGAACAGTTCCCTCCTCCCGAGACGTGGGGGAGTCTATAG
- the LOC115363357 gene encoding probable ATP-dependent RNA helicase DDX17: MRGYGDRDRDRDRGRDRGSPRFGSSRGGPLPGKKFGNPGDRLRKKKWDLDELPKFEKNFYSEHPEVQRMSQYEIEEFRRKKEITVRGSGCPKPVTNFNQAHFPQYVMDVLMQQNFKEPTAIQAQGFPLALSGRDMVGIAQTGSGKTLSYLLPAIVHINHQPYLERGDGPICLVLAPTRELAQQVQQVAYDYGKSSRIKSTCVYGGAPKGPQIRDLERGVEICIATPGRLIDFLEAGKTNLRRCTYLVLDEADRMLDMGFEPQIRKIVDQIRPDRQTLMWSATWPKEVRQLAEDFLKDYVQINVGALELSANHNILQIVDVCMESEKDHKLLQLMEEIMAEKENKTIIFVETKKRCDDLTRRMRRDGWPAMCIHGDKSQPERDWVLSEFRSGKAPILIATDVASRGLDVEDVKFVINYDYPNSSEDYIHRIGRTARSTNKGTAYTFFTPGNLRQARELIRVLEEARQAINPKLLQLVDTGRGGGGGGGRPRFRGSSNSNNPNLMYQDECDRRMRSVGGGSSNKDGRGGGSSFSRDSRDGRSRDSDRSSSSSSYRDRSSRDGGRSYSSSSNSYDQYQNSSNSSSQYSSSRGGSGSGGSGGGQAPPPPTSGPQPLMAQQFNPPQPMMGLMGHSPFQFATPPPPPPSGRK, encoded by the exons ATGAGAGGTtatggagacagagacagagaccggGACCGTGGACGGGACAGGGG AAGCCCTCGGTTCGGGTCCAGCAGAGGTGGCCCTCTCCCCGgtaaaaagtttgggaaccccGGGGACCGTTTGCGCAAGAAGAAATGGGACTTGGACGAGCTGCCCAAGTTTGAGAAGAACTTCTACAGTGAACATCCGGAGGTGCAGCGGATGAGCCAG tatGAAATTGAAGAGTTTCGCAGGAAGAAGGAAATTACTGTCCGAGGTTCTGGTTGCCCAAAGCCTGTCACCAACTTCAATCAGGCTCATTTCCCTC AATATGTAATGGATGTGCTGATGCAGCAGAACTTCAAGGAGCCCACAGCCATTCAGGCACAGGGTTTCCCTCTAGCCCTCAGTGGTAGAGACATGGTGGGCATCGCTCAGACTGGCTCTGGGAAAACCTTATCG TATCTGCTGCCTGCCATTGTGCACATCAACCATCAGCCCTACTTGGAGCGAGGAGATGGGCCCATT TGCTTGGTCCTGGCCCCCACCAGAGAACTGGCGCAGCAGGTACAACAGGTGGCGTATGACTATGGAAAGTCATCCCGCATCAAAAGCACATGTGTGTATGGGGGCGCTCCAAAGGGACCACAAATCCGTGACCtggagagag GTGTTGAGATCTGCATCGCCACCCCAGGTCGTCTTATTGACTTCCTGGAGGCTGGAAAGACCAACCTGCGGCGCTGCACGTATCTGGTGCTGGATGAGGCTGACCGCATGCTGGACATGGGTTTTGAACCTCAGATCCGCAAGATTGTGGACCAAATCAGG CCTGACAGACAGACCTTGATGTGGAGCGCCACCTGGCCTAAAGAGGTTCGCCAGCTGGCCGAGGACTTCCTGAAGGACTACGTGCAGATCAATGTGGGGGCCCTAGAGCTCAGCGCCAACCACAACATCCTGCAGATAGTTGATGTCTGCATGGAGAGTGAGAAAGACCACAA gtTGCTCCAGCTGATGGAGGAGATTATGGCTGAGAAGGAGAATAAGACCATCATATTCGTGGAGACCAAGAAACGGTGTGATGACCTCACACGGAGGATGAGACGGGATGG GTGGCCTGCGATGTGTATTCATGGTGACAAGAGCCAGCCAGAGAGAGACTGGGTTCTTTCAG AGTTTCGCAGCGGCAAAGCTCCGATCCTCATTGCTACTGATGTGGCTTCACGTGGTCTGG ATGTGGAGGATGTCAAGTTTGTCATCAATTACGATTACCCCAATTCATCGGAGGACTACATCCACCGTATCGGCCGTACGGCCCGCAGTACCAACAAAGGCACGGCCTACACCTTCTTCACTCCGGGAAACCTCCGCCAGGCCCGCGAGCTGATCCGGGTTCTGGAGGAGGCCCGTCAGGCCATTAACCccaaactgctgcagctggtgGACACTGGCCGagggggaggcggaggag GCGGCCGTCCTCGTTTCCGTGGCAGCTCCAACTCAAACAATCCCAACCTGATGTACCAGGACGAGTGCGACCGGCGCATGCGCTCTGTTGGTGGGGGCAGCAGCAACAAGGATGGCCGCGGAGGTGGCAGCAGCTTCAGTCGAGACAGTAGGGATGGCCGCAGCCGGGACAGCgaccgctcctcctcctcctcttcctataGGGACCGCAGCAGCCGGGACGGGGGGCGCAGCTACAGCTCCAGCTCCAACTCGTACGACCAGTACcagaacagcagcaacagcagcagccagtacAGCAGCTCCCGGGGCGGCTCTGGGTCGGGGGGCAGCGGAGGGGGGCAGGCCCCACCACCACCTACCTCGGGCCCCCAGCCTCTCATGGCCCAGCAATTTAACCCTCCCCAGCCCATGATGGGCCTCATGGGGCACTCGCCTTTCCAGTTCGCaactccacccccacctcctccatcGGGCAGAAAGTAA
- the LOC115363358 gene encoding transmembrane protein 184B-like isoform X1, translating to MSQLWRRDIPMSERLGNDSPVGVAPGPPATTAPQGSNSSWVPEAPLVRPEEPIFLMTPTAQTISGFFVWTALLITCHQIYMHLRYYSSPNEQRHIVRILFIVPIYAFDSWLSLLFFTNEEYYVYFDTVRDCYEAFVIYNFLSLCYEYLGGESAIMAEIRGKPIESSCVYGTCCLWGRTYSIGFLRFCKQATLQFCVVKPLMAVITVILQAFGKYRDGDFNVASGYLYVTIIYNISVSLSLYALFLFYFATRDLLVPYSPVLKFFMVKSVIFLSFWQGMLLAILEKCGAIPQVSSAEFSVGEGTVAAGYQNFIICIEMFFAAVALRHAFTYKVYMDKRLDSYGRCAPMKSISSSLKETMNPGDMVQDAIHNFSPAYQQYTQQSTLEQCGGPPLSRSHSNLSARGDNEKTLLLSSDDEF from the exons ATGAGTCAACTTTGGCGGCGAGACATACCCATGTCAGAGAGGTTGGGCAATGACTCTCCTGTGGGTGTCGCCCCAGGGCCCCCAGCCACCACGGCTCCTCAAGGGTCCAACTCCTCCTGGGTACCAGAGGCTCCGTTGGTCAGACCTGAAGAGCCCATTTTCCTCATGACCCCTACTGCCCAAACCATATCAGGCTTCTTTGTTTGGACAGCCCTTCTCATCACCTGTCACCAG ATCTACATGCACCTGCGTTACTACAGCTCTCCAAATGAACAGAGACACATAGTGAGGATCCTCTTTATAGTCCCCATCTACGCCTTTGATTCCTGGCTCAGCCTTCTCTTCTTCACCAATGAGGAGTACTATGTCTACTTCGACACAGTCCGAGACTGCTACGAGG CCTTTGTCATCTACAACTTCCTCAGTCTGTGTTATGAGTATCTGGGTGGAGAAAGTGCCATCATGGCTGAGATCAGAGGGAAACCCATTGA GTCAAGCTGTGTGTATGGGACCTGTTGCCTGTGGGGCAGGACCTACTCCATTGGTTTCCTCAGGTTTTGCAAACAG GCGACTCTGCAGTTCTGTGTGGTGAAGCCTCTGATGGCCGTGATCACTGTCATTCTGCAGGCTTTTGGAAAATACAGAGATGGAGACTTCAA TGTGGCTAGTGGCTATCTGTATGTCACCATCATCTACAACATCTCTGTCAGCTTGTCGCTGTACGCGCTCTTCCTCTTCTACTTTGCGACACGTGACCTGCTCGTCCCCTATAGCCCGGTTCTCAAGTTCTTCATGGTAAAGTCAgtcatcttcctctccttctggcAGG GAATGCTGCTGGCCATCCTAGAGAAGTGTGGAGCCATCCCTCAGGTCAGCTCTGCTGAATTCTCTGTAGGTGAGGGCACAGTCGCTGCTGGTTACCAAAACTTCATCATCTGCATCGAGATGTTCTTTGCTGCTGTGGCTTTGCGCCATGCCTTCACGTACAAAGTCTACATGGACAAGAGACTGGACTCTTATG GTCGCTGTGCCCCCATGAAGAGCATCTCCAGCAGCTTGAAGGAGACCATGAACCCTGGCGACATGGTCCAGGATGCCATCCATAACTTCTCCCCTGCCTACCAGCAGTACACCCAGCAGTCCACCCTGGAGCAGTGCGGGGGCCCGCCTCTCTCCCGCAGCCACAGTAACCTCAGCGCCCGGGGTGACAATGAGAAGACCCTGCTGCTCAGCTCAGACGACGAGTTCTAa
- the LOC115363358 gene encoding transmembrane protein 184B-like isoform X2, translating to MSQLWRRDIPMSERLGNDSPVGVAPGPPATTAPQGSNSSWVPEAPLVRPEEPIFLMTPTAQTISGFFVWTALLITCHQIYMHLRYYSSPNEQRHIVRILFIVPIYAFDSWLSLLFFTNEEYYVYFDTVRDCYEAFVIYNFLSLCYEYLGGESAIMAEIRGKPIESSCVYGTCCLWGRTYSIGFLRFCKQATLQFCVVKPLMAVITVILQAFGKYRDGDFNVASGYLYVTIIYNISVSLSLYALFLFYFATRDLLVPYSPVLKFFMVKSVIFLSFWQGMLLAILEKCGAIPQVSSAEFSVGEGTVAAGYQNFIICIEMFFAAVALRHAFTYKVYMDKRLDSYGSFPIYGQYGRSDVSFV from the exons ATGAGTCAACTTTGGCGGCGAGACATACCCATGTCAGAGAGGTTGGGCAATGACTCTCCTGTGGGTGTCGCCCCAGGGCCCCCAGCCACCACGGCTCCTCAAGGGTCCAACTCCTCCTGGGTACCAGAGGCTCCGTTGGTCAGACCTGAAGAGCCCATTTTCCTCATGACCCCTACTGCCCAAACCATATCAGGCTTCTTTGTTTGGACAGCCCTTCTCATCACCTGTCACCAG ATCTACATGCACCTGCGTTACTACAGCTCTCCAAATGAACAGAGACACATAGTGAGGATCCTCTTTATAGTCCCCATCTACGCCTTTGATTCCTGGCTCAGCCTTCTCTTCTTCACCAATGAGGAGTACTATGTCTACTTCGACACAGTCCGAGACTGCTACGAGG CCTTTGTCATCTACAACTTCCTCAGTCTGTGTTATGAGTATCTGGGTGGAGAAAGTGCCATCATGGCTGAGATCAGAGGGAAACCCATTGA GTCAAGCTGTGTGTATGGGACCTGTTGCCTGTGGGGCAGGACCTACTCCATTGGTTTCCTCAGGTTTTGCAAACAG GCGACTCTGCAGTTCTGTGTGGTGAAGCCTCTGATGGCCGTGATCACTGTCATTCTGCAGGCTTTTGGAAAATACAGAGATGGAGACTTCAA TGTGGCTAGTGGCTATCTGTATGTCACCATCATCTACAACATCTCTGTCAGCTTGTCGCTGTACGCGCTCTTCCTCTTCTACTTTGCGACACGTGACCTGCTCGTCCCCTATAGCCCGGTTCTCAAGTTCTTCATGGTAAAGTCAgtcatcttcctctccttctggcAGG GAATGCTGCTGGCCATCCTAGAGAAGTGTGGAGCCATCCCTCAGGTCAGCTCTGCTGAATTCTCTGTAGGTGAGGGCACAGTCGCTGCTGGTTACCAAAACTTCATCATCTGCATCGAGATGTTCTTTGCTGCTGTGGCTTTGCGCCATGCCTTCACGTACAAAGTCTACATGGACAAGAGACTGGACTCTTATG GCTCATTTCCTATCTATGGACAGTACGGTAGGTCTGATGTTAGCTTTGTTTAG